The Euphorbia lathyris chromosome 2, ddEupLath1.1, whole genome shotgun sequence genome includes a window with the following:
- the LOC136217193 gene encoding peptide chain release factor 1, mitochondrial — protein MRIDRWVKWSISLARSVNHLQLVPATSCNPKSFLQSAIPYVSLLYRSYSTEMQSQLSPDLIRIMEQRLSAIEHRHACLQNFMNQPEASPAEYARANKELRKLRDDMDLIIELRSKQKEIAGLRSLIAESSEDKDMLDMANEELSQAIEEEKRLQNSLLKSLLPKDDADERDCILEVRAGTGGEEASLFAMDIFKMYERYAQNKGWNFEVIDIAASDMKGYKEASAAISGVGVFGKLKFESGIHRVQRVPVTEKSGRVHTSAISVAILPQADEVDLQLRNEDLRIDTYRSGGSGGQHANTTNSAVRITHLPSGITVSIQDERSQHMNKSKALKVLCAKLYEIERLRLHSSRSKLRSEQIGSGDRSERIRTYNFPQGRVTDHRVGITHHSINDVMQGESLEVFVEALVLHEEMDAIASFSSAG, from the exons ATGAGAATTGATAGATGGGTGAAGTGGAGCATCTCTTTAGCTCGTTCTGTTAATCACCTTCAACTTGTCCCTGCGACTTCTTGCAATCCTAAATCATTTCTTCAATCCGCCATTCCCTATGTTTCTCTCCTATATCGCTCTTACTCAACTG AAATGCAGTCGCAACTGTCCCCCGACCTTATTAGAATTATGGAACAAAGGTTATCAGCTATCGAGCATCGGCACGCTTGTCTCCAAAATTTCATGAACCAG CCAGAAGCCTCACCTGCCGAATATGCAAGGGCTAATAAGGAGCTGCGGAAACTCAGGGACGATATGGACCTTATAATTGAGTTGAGATCTAAACAGAAG GAGATAGCTGGTTTGAGGTCACTGATAGCTGAATCTTCAGAAGATAAAGACATGCTTGATATGGCAAATGAGGAACTAAGTCAGGCCattgaagaagagaaaagaCTTCAGAATTCATTACTGAAGTCATTGCTTCCTAAGGATGATGCTGATGAAAGAGATTGTATTTTGGAAGTGAGAGCTG GAACTGGAGGCGAAGAGGCTTCGTTGTTCGCAATGGATATATTCAAAAT GTACGAGAGATACGCACAAAATAAAGGTTGGAATTTTGAAGTGATCGATATAGCAGCATCTGATATGAAAGGATACAAG GAAGCCAGTGCTGCAATTTCAGGAGTTGGTGTTTTTGGAAAACTCAAATTCGAGAGTGGGATTCACAGAGTTCAG CGTGTTCCTGTGACAGAGAAGTCTGGACGTGTTCACACTAGTGCTATATCTGTTGCAATCCTCCCTCAAGCTGATGAG GTAGATCTTCAGTTGAGAAATGAAGATttgagaattgacacttatCGATCAGGAGGTTCAGGTGGACAGCATGCAAATACCACTAATAGCGCTGTTAGAATAACTCATCTACCAAGCGGGATAACTGTTTCCATACAAGATGAACGATCCCAGCATATG AACAAATCCAAGGCCCTTAAGGTGCTATGTGCAAAGCTTTATGAAATAGAAAGGTTAAGACTTCATTCGAGTCGATCAAAACTAAGATCAGAGCAG ATTGGTAGCGGAGACAGATCTGAACGCATCCGGACCTACAACTTCCCTCAAGGTCGAGTCACTGATCATCGTGTTGGCATTACTCATCATTCAATAAATGATGTGATGCAGGGAGAGAGCCTGGAAGTTTTCGTGGAGGCACTTGTTctacatgaggaaatggatgcaaTTGCATCATTCAGTTCTGCTGGATGA
- the LOC136217194 gene encoding uncharacterized protein isoform X5, with the protein MLGDEAKMLLGFPPNSHPTSDEVKAAYKKKVWQSHPDLFPSHEKHCAESRFKLISEAYTYLLSGARGRGEDSASGLTESRKKHILRTIHFCLDATLNAYGSPWLIGRLNIANRGIPDSAI; encoded by the exons ATGCTAGGCGATGAGGCCAAGATGTTGCTAGGCTTCCCTCCCAATTCCCATCCCACTTCCGATGAG GTTAAAGCTGCTTACAAGAAGAAGGTGTGGCAATCTCATCCTGATCTCTTTCCTAGCCACGAAAAGCATTGCGCTGAGTCCAGGTTCAAGTTG ATTTCGGAAGCTTACACTTATCTGCTGTCCG GAGCAAGAGGAAGAGGAGAAGATTCGGCTTCAG GGCTTACAGAAAGCAGAAAGAAGCATATCCTTCGCACAATCCATTTCTGCCTTGATGCAACTCTCAATGCTTATGGTTCACCATGGCTAATAG GTAGACTAAATATTGCAAATAGGGGTATACCTGATTCAGCAATATGA
- the LOC136217194 gene encoding uncharacterized protein isoform X3 yields the protein MLGDEAKMLLGFPPNSHPTSDEVKAAYKKKVWQSHPDLFPSHEKHCAESRFKLISEAYTYLLSGARGRGEDSASGLTESRKKHILRTIHFCLDATLNAYGSPWLIGVYLIQQYESVFKKSCCQFAEQ from the exons ATGCTAGGCGATGAGGCCAAGATGTTGCTAGGCTTCCCTCCCAATTCCCATCCCACTTCCGATGAG GTTAAAGCTGCTTACAAGAAGAAGGTGTGGCAATCTCATCCTGATCTCTTTCCTAGCCACGAAAAGCATTGCGCTGAGTCCAGGTTCAAGTTG ATTTCGGAAGCTTACACTTATCTGCTGTCCG GAGCAAGAGGAAGAGGAGAAGATTCGGCTTCAG GGCTTACAGAAAGCAGAAAGAAGCATATCCTTCGCACAATCCATTTCTGCCTTGATGCAACTCTCAATGCTTATGGTTCACCATGGCTAATAG GGGTATACCTGATTCAGCAATATGAAAGCGTGTTTAAAAAATCCTGTTGTCAGTTCGCAGAACAATGA
- the LOC136217194 gene encoding uncharacterized protein isoform X6, with amino-acid sequence MLGDEAKMLLGFPPNSHPTSDEVKAAYKKKVWQSHPDLFPSHEKHCAESRFKLISEAYTYLLSGARGRGEDSASGLTESRKKHILRTIHFCLDATLNAYGSPWLIVRRTMKPGRHAY; translated from the exons ATGCTAGGCGATGAGGCCAAGATGTTGCTAGGCTTCCCTCCCAATTCCCATCCCACTTCCGATGAG GTTAAAGCTGCTTACAAGAAGAAGGTGTGGCAATCTCATCCTGATCTCTTTCCTAGCCACGAAAAGCATTGCGCTGAGTCCAGGTTCAAGTTG ATTTCGGAAGCTTACACTTATCTGCTGTCCG GAGCAAGAGGAAGAGGAGAAGATTCGGCTTCAG GGCTTACAGAAAGCAGAAAGAAGCATATCCTTCGCACAATCCATTTCTGCCTTGATGCAACTCTCAATGCTTATGGTTCACCATGGCTAATAG TTCGCAGAACAATGAAGCCAGGCAGGCATGCTTACTGA
- the LOC136217194 gene encoding uncharacterized protein isoform X2: MLGDEAKMLLGFPPNSHPTSDEVKAAYKKKVWQSHPDLFPSHEKHCAESRFKLISEAYTYLLSGARGRGEDSASATYAWVVRRSGTPRTHGGRSNHVLIKIPFLFIILGTIGLGGLNASRAYRKQKEAYPSHNPFLP, translated from the exons ATGCTAGGCGATGAGGCCAAGATGTTGCTAGGCTTCCCTCCCAATTCCCATCCCACTTCCGATGAG GTTAAAGCTGCTTACAAGAAGAAGGTGTGGCAATCTCATCCTGATCTCTTTCCTAGCCACGAAAAGCATTGCGCTGAGTCCAGGTTCAAGTTG ATTTCGGAAGCTTACACTTATCTGCTGTCCG GAGCAAGAGGAAGAGGAGAAGATTCGGCTTCAG CAACTTATGCTTGGGTTGTAAGGAGGAGTGGCACACCAAGAACCCATGGTGGAAGAAGTAATCACGTTTTAATCAAAATCCCATTCCTTTTCATTATTCTAGGAACTATTGGATTAGGGGGGTTAAATGCCAGCAG GGCTTACAGAAAGCAGAAAGAAGCATATCCTTCGCACAATCCATTTCTGCCTTGA
- the LOC136217194 gene encoding uncharacterized protein isoform X1, with the protein MLGDEAKMLLGFPPNSHPTSDEVKAAYKKKVWQSHPDLFPSHEKHCAESRFKLISEAYTYLLSGARGRGEDSASGLTESRKKHILRTIHFCLDATLNAYGSPWLIGTVNCYKHVEYGSKDSNYELLEIACKLMINKVSVSIFSLF; encoded by the exons ATGCTAGGCGATGAGGCCAAGATGTTGCTAGGCTTCCCTCCCAATTCCCATCCCACTTCCGATGAG GTTAAAGCTGCTTACAAGAAGAAGGTGTGGCAATCTCATCCTGATCTCTTTCCTAGCCACGAAAAGCATTGCGCTGAGTCCAGGTTCAAGTTG ATTTCGGAAGCTTACACTTATCTGCTGTCCG GAGCAAGAGGAAGAGGAGAAGATTCGGCTTCAG GGCTTACAGAAAGCAGAAAGAAGCATATCCTTCGCACAATCCATTTCTGCCTTGATGCAACTCTCAATGCTTATGGTTCACCATGGCTAATAGGTACTGTAAATTGCTATAAACATGTTGAATATGGCAGCAAAGATTCTAATTATGAACTTCTGGAAATTGCTTGTAAATTGATGATAAATAAAGTATCTGTGTCAATATTTAGCTTGTTTTAG
- the LOC136217194 gene encoding uncharacterized protein isoform X4: protein MLGDEAKMLLGFPPNSHPTSDEVKAAYKKKVWQSHPDLFPSHEKHCAESRFKLISEAYTYLLSGARGRGEDSASGLTESRKKHILRTIHFCLDATLNAYGSPWLIGFILDIRKCSFLIQFAEQ, encoded by the exons ATGCTAGGCGATGAGGCCAAGATGTTGCTAGGCTTCCCTCCCAATTCCCATCCCACTTCCGATGAG GTTAAAGCTGCTTACAAGAAGAAGGTGTGGCAATCTCATCCTGATCTCTTTCCTAGCCACGAAAAGCATTGCGCTGAGTCCAGGTTCAAGTTG ATTTCGGAAGCTTACACTTATCTGCTGTCCG GAGCAAGAGGAAGAGGAGAAGATTCGGCTTCAG GGCTTACAGAAAGCAGAAAGAAGCATATCCTTCGCACAATCCATTTCTGCCTTGATGCAACTCTCAATGCTTATGGTTCACCATGGCTAATAG GTTTCATTTTGGATATAAGAAAATGCAGTTTTCTAATTCAG TTCGCAGAACAATGA